The Apodemus sylvaticus chromosome 4, mApoSyl1.1, whole genome shotgun sequence nucleotide sequence CCTCACTCCAACCCTACTAGTCCTTCCCCCTCCTGAGACATCAAGTTTCTTTAGGGTTAGAtaaatcttctctgactgagtccaaacgaggcagtcttctgctgtatatatattgctgacattatatcaactggtgtatgctgcctggttggtggctcagtgtttgagtgATCTCTTGGATTCATGTTAGTTGAGACTGGTGGTATTGCTAGAGCATTGCCCTCCTCCTCTGATTCTTCCAGCTGTCATTTTTCTTCATAGATTTTTCACTAATATTGAGAAGGATAAAtagttttacattattatttcatACTGTGGAATGTATAAAGATATTTGGCTAGGGGAAAAAGCTAAGATCTTAATATGCAGCCTATGAATCCAGTGTAGGGAAGATGAATACTTCTCAAATACAAATATActtgattatgttttggttatttatttgcatgtaatGGGTTTCTGTGCAGCTCAGTTTTGTCTTACATTCTAAATCTTCATTCTTTCATCCTCTGTTTTTGCTATTGTAGGTGAATTCTACAGGGTTTAAAAGTTTCTTAAgataaatacaaatttttaaataattaaaatttgagtagggaaaacaaaacaaactcaatagattatttttttatatttagaacACAAATACTATACATATTTGCAAAAATAACCCTAGCTATATTTACcatcaattttaattttcttgtattgGAGGATGACATCAGAAGTAAGATCTATATTAGTCAAATAATACATGGCCTCCAAGGCCTTTCAGTTTATTTTACATGAGAGTTTCTAAATGTCCATCACCTGTTCACACCCTCACAGCAAATCTTTTAGATTATTAAGAAAGAGCTCATTCTCTAAATATTTACTCATAAATATTGACTTGATAAATTGTACCATTTTTAGGATATAAATAGGCACTAGGGAGAACACTAACAACCTCAAAGCAAAATGAAGTTCATCCTGCTATTATCCCTCATTGGGTTCTGCTGGGCTCAATATGACCCACATACTACGAATGGGAGGACTGCTATTGTCCACCTGTTTGAGTGGCGCTGGGTTGATATTGCCAAGGAATGTGAGCGATACTTAGCTCCTAAGGGATTTGGAGGGGTGCAGGTAAGATTACTTCACAAATTAAATGCAGAACTTACTGTACTCACATAATATTCTAATTAAGGCTAGTGACTTTAGAGCACAACTTCATTTCATGCATAACTTtgctaagaaatgaaaaaatttgGTAGTTGTGACATCTTTATACTTATTGTAGAATATCAAGAGGACCTCTGCAATGTCCCTCCATAATATCTAGTGATTGATAAACAACAGAGGTGAATGTTTATAGGTTGAGAAGTAATGTCAGATTATTGATAGTTTTATACAAAATTTAGGTATGTAATGTAATCCATGATCTGATACAAATTATAATGGTTGTATTTGTAGGTCTCTCCACccaatgaaaatattataattcataacccATCAAGGCCTTGGTGGGAAAGATACCAACCAATCAGCTACAAACTTTGCACAAGGtcaggaaatgaaaatgaattcagAGACATGGTGACGAGGTGCAACAATGTTGGTGTAAGTGAAGACACTTTtccttatatttattatatataaaaacatttctcTTTTGTGTCTATTTCTTTAGTTTAAgcaggttttaaatttttaaatttttactttatattttatgtattattaaaAATACAGTTCTATCTTATTGTCAATTTTAAAACCCTCTAATTCATACCATTTGACTGTATGAAAGAACAGTACTAAAAAAGAATAGTTCTCATAAAGCAAAAtgttgacttttaaaattaataaacattaaAACCTACTACAGTATTTCCAGGGGTATTGATACATACATGAGGATTAAGTCATGTTCATGTGATTTCTCTTTCTAGCCACAATTCATACATTTTCCTCTATATCATTATTTTAGGTGGTAAATACATACTTTATAACATATCTTATGTCTTTGAAAACTGAGCTTTTGTTTATAGTTCTGGTAGTGTCTGTTTCTCTTTGCTTATGAACTCTATATTCCTTTTCATACAGTATGACTATAGTTGATCTTATTTTACAATAGTTTCCTTCATCATTTGACTCACTTTTCTAAAGTGAATCTACAAAGCAGAAGATGAAGTGTTTTGGAGCATTGCTGTGAGATTGTAATGAAATTATAGTTGGGTTCAACTGAAGTATGTACTTTTCTTTGGTAGGTTCGTATTTATGTGGATGCTGTCATTAATCACATGTGTGGCTCAGGCAATCCTGCAGGAACAAGCAGTACCTGTGGAAGTTACTTCAATCCTAACAACAGGGAATTCTCAGCAGTTCCATACTCTGCATGGGATTTTAATGATAATAAATGCAATGGAGAAATTAGTAACTACAATGATGCTAATCAGGTAATGAGAGAAACAATAATGGGAATAAAGAACTATTGATACTTTTATGTATGCACAGAAATGTATGAAATGCCTGTGCACATTTCATTTAGATTCCATAGGGGGAAAATGTTGCTAAGACAGAAtgctgaaagaaattaaaggaaaaattccCTGTATTTTTGTTACATTATTTTGTAAGGGTACACCAAAGTCAATGATAAAGTGAGGACTGCTCTTGCAAAAATTTGTCTGAAACAATTAAAACCTTGGTTTTATCCATTATTTACATATGAGAAAttggaaaatattagaaatacaaaTCACATACAGAAACAATCTTCGAAGACTGAGTTACAGTCTCAATTTTGTAGCAGTCTACTTAATATAAGCAACtccttgcttttgattttttaacctctgtaaaataaagataaaagagggaagaacaaaaggaatggagaaagtcatgaacacacacacacatacacacacacacacacacacacacagagagagagagagagagagagagagagagagagagatatggagagagggagagacagagaggaagaaggaagatcagaAATGAGAATGAACCAACTAAAATGCTCACCTATTTCAATCTCTAATATTATCTATAGTTATAAGAAAATTTTGAGTCTGTGTCCACATTAGAAAATCAATACTTTCCCTGTCCCAATCAAAAGCCATGTAAAATTCACTGTTGATAAATGTATAAATGACTGAATGAGGAAATGAATTCTCAGGCAAAAATGGCTTTTTAtaaatcaataattttttttatcccAACAGGTCAGAAATTGTCGTCTGTCTGGCCTTCTGGATCTTGCCCTTGATAAAGATTATGTTCGTACCAAGGTGGCTGACTACATGAACCATCTCATTGACATTGGTGTAGCAGGGTTCAGACTTGATGCTGCTAAGCACATGTGGCCTGGAGACATAAAGGCAGTTTTGGACAAACTACATAATCTGAATACACAATGGTTCTCCCAAGGAAGCAGACCTTTCATTTTCCAAGAGGTAGAGCAATatatagtttttttaattttgatattataCTTTAATTACAATGTTTCCTTCTTCACTTTCCTACCTCCAAATACTTCCATGTACCCTTCCATATTTTCTCCCATTCACATCATCTTTTTTTACTTActgttattatatgtatatgtgtgcatgattgTTCATATACACTTAgatacataatatacacacatatatattccctAAATATAACTGATCTAGTTGATAGTGTTTCATATATAAGTGATTTAGTTCAGCTATTTCTCCCCATATGCACATTTTCAAGGTTGCCTTGGTACTGGTAAACCAATTGTTGTGATCTTCCCTTGGGAAGTCTCCCTGTTCCCAGTTTTCCTGTTTTCTGTAGTTCTTTTCATGGGTATAAAGTCCCATGTGATTaaatttaaatgtcatcattttgtaaacaaaataatgaatAGCAGATTTCTCTAAGCATATAATTAGCAATGTAGGTTAATAACTCAGTCGTGCATGGACTTCTCATACTGCCattaaaaatactaattttgtTAATCAGAAAGTGCACATTTAATTCTTTTCCACAATATGTTTCAAGGCAGTGCTAACTTCATTAATTCACCTCTTCTATTCAAAGACATAATTTCACAAGACAAAGAAATCATGTTTATTCTCTCCAGCCAATCTtctgattttgagttttgtgtcATCCTCTCAGagttgtggtttttgttgttgtttgtttgttttttctttaaaatttttattttttattacctatattctttatttacatttcaagtgttgtcccccttttctggttccccctctccggttccccctcccccgaaaatctcataagccatctccctttcccaatcaaccctcccttctcccccccatcccccacttccctgttctggtattcctctacactacagcatcaagtctttccaggaccaagggcctctattccctttggtgtctaacaagacaatcctctgctgcctatgtgtctggagccatgggtaactccatgtgtactctttggttgatggttttgtctgtggaagctctgggagtactgggtgactcatatttttTCTCCTGTGgtgatgcaaaccccttcagctccttgggtcctttctctagttcctccattggggactctgtgctcagttcaatggctggctgagagtggcctcctctgtatttctcatgcactagcagagcctcctaggGAACAGCTATATATGGCTCcagttagcaagcacttgtgggcatcgataatagtgtctgggttttgtaactgtatatgagatggatccccggGTGATGTAGTCTATGGTTGGTTTTCATCCGACTCTACTCCACCATTTGTACGTGTATCTCCtactgtgtgtattttgttcccctttctacaaacgacacaagtatccatactttgttcttcctccttcttgtgctttatttgatatgtaaattgtgtcttgggtattccaagcttctgggctaatttccacatcagtgagcgcatactatgtgtgttcttttgtgattgggttaccacactcaggattatattttccagttccatccatttgtctaaatattttatgaattcattgtttttaatggctgaatagtactccattgtgaaagtataccacagtttctgtatccattcctcccttgagggacatctgggttctttccagcttctggctattataaatagggctgctatgaacatagtagagcatgtgaccttattacatgctggagaatcctttgggtacatgcccaggagtagtatagcagggccCTCTTGTAgcattattcccagttttctaagaaacaaccagactgatttccagagtggttttaccagcttgcaatcccaccagcagtggaggagtgttcctctttctggacAACCtcctcagcacctgctgtctcctgagttttttatcttaaccattctgactgttgtaaggtgaaatctcagggttgttttgatttccatttccctgatgactaaggatgttcaacatttctttaggtgcttctcagccattcaatattcctcaggtgaaaattctttgtttagctctgtaccccatttttaatagggttatttgattctctggagtctaacttcttgagttctttgtatatatttggtattagccctctgtcagatatagggttggtaaagatcttttcccaatttgattgttgccattttgtcctattgagagtgtcctttgccttacagaaactacataattttatgaggtcccatttgtcaattcttgatcctagggtataagctattagtgttctgttcaggaaaatttcccctgtgtccacgtGTTCAAGGCTCTTaacggtttcttttctattcatttcagtatgtctggttttatgtggaattCCTTGAtatgtcttggaaagatcaggaattcaaggcccatatctaaacatagtaaaagcaatatacagcaaaccactagccaaactaaatggagagaaccttgaaggaataccactaaaatcagagactagacaaggctgccatctttctccatatctactcaatatagtgcttgaagttctaggtagagaaattagacaacaaaggaggtcaaaggggtacaaattggaaaggaagaagtccaactatcactatttgcagatgatataatagtatacttaagtgacctcaaaattCCACCATAGAAcacctaaacctgataaacaacttcagcaaagtggctggacataaaattaattcaaacaaatcagtagccttcctatactcaaagaataaacaggctgagaatgaaattagggaaacaacacacttcaaaatagtcacaaacaatgtaaagcatcttggtgtgactgtaaccaaacaagttaaagatctgtatgacaagaatttcaagtctctgaagaaaactgatggaaagatttcccaaacttgtggattggtagaattaatatagtaaaaatggccatcttgccaaaagcaatatacagattcaatgcaatccccatcaaaatcccagctcaaatCTTCATAGTTAGACAgaacaattctaaaattcatctggaataataaaaaaacagtatagtgaaaactattctcaacagtaaaagaacttctgggggaaatcagtatcccagacctcaagcagtactacagagcaatagtgttaaaatggtacagtgacatgagggtagatcaatggaatagaattgaagacccagaaatgaacccacacacctatggtcacttgatctttgacaaaggatctaaatctatccagttgaaaaaaaaaagatagccttgtcaacaaatggtgctggctcaactggtgaCTAGCATGCAcgagaatgcaaatcgatccattcttatcttgtaAGTGTTTATGGCAAACAAatcaagccttttttttttttttttagtaataatttttcTTGAAGTGAACTGAGGATGATGCCTTTGTATCTTTAATATTCTTAGAAAGTTAATGAGTTTATAACCACTTTTCATGTTGATAAGTCACCTTATATGAAGTAGTGAATTTTCCCATCCGGCAGTCATTCTAGAGGATAAAATTTATTCCTTTGTAATTTGGTGTCTTTCAATATTGTAATATGGtttatgaataaaataagaaTGTACATATACAGAAAGTCATTAGTAACAAATAACAtaactattttaaataattctaaataatATTGTCTTTCAgtaatatgatttaaaaatatacttaaaatgacaCTTGTCCCAATGTCTCTCACAGGTCATTGATCTGGGTGGTGAGGCAATTAAAGGAAGTGAGTACTTTGGAAATGGCCGCGTGACAGAATTCAAGTATGGTGCAAAACTTGGCACAGTTATCCGCAAGTGGAATGGCGAGAAGATGGCCTATTTAAAGTAAATATAGACCATTTCCTCATCTGTT carries:
- the LOC127682779 gene encoding pancreatic alpha-amylase, yielding MKFILLLSLIGFCWAQYDPHTTNGRTAIVHLFEWRWVDIAKECERYLAPKGFGGVQVSPPNENIIIHNPSRPWWERYQPISYKLCTRSGNENEFRDMVTRCNNVGVRIYVDAVINHMCGSGNPAGTSSTCGSYFNPNNREFSAVPYSAWDFNDNKCNGEISNYNDANQVRNCRLSGLLDLALDKDYVRTKVADYMNHLIDIGVAGFRLDAAKHMWPGDIKAVLDKLHNLNTQWFSQGSRPFIFQEVIDLGGEAIKGSEYFGNGRVTEFKYGAKLGTVIRKWNGEKMAYLKNWGEGWGFVPNDRALVFVDNHDNQRGHGAGGSSILTFWDARMYKMAVGFMLAHPYGFTRVMSSYRWARNFQNGKDQNDWIGPPNNNGVTKEVTINPDTTCGNDWVCEHRWRQIRNMVAFRNVVNGQPFSNWWDNGSNQVAFGRGNRGFIVFNNDDWALSATLQTGLPAGTYCDVISGDKVDGNCTGLRVNVGSDGKAQFSISNSAEDPFIAIHADSKL